The genomic segment GGGGCGCGGTTCCGGAGTAGGGGCGTCCAGGGGGACGTCCGTGGTGCCGACCAGGACCCGGTCGTGCCAGGGCACCAGAAAAATGACCCGACCATCGTCGGTGTGCGGCACCATGATGGCCGTGTCGCCAGGCGAGAAGGATTTGTCCAGGACCAGATGAATGCCCTGGGACGGGGCGATGAGCCGGGTGGCGGCCGCGTCGTCCAGGCGTCGAATTTCGTCCACGAACACGCCCGTGGCGTTGATGACGACCTTGGCCTTGAGATGGCGAATCGTGCCGGTCAGGCTGTCCTCGATCTCAACCCCCCGGATCTGACCGTCCGCGTCCTTGGCCAGTCCGGTCACGGCCATGTGGTTGACGGCCAGACCGCCCAGGTCCTCCATGGTGCGGGCCAGGGTGATGGCCAGGCGGGAGTCGTCGAATTGTCCATCGTGATAGATGACGCCGCCGCGTAGATCCGTGGGTTCCAGGTTGGGGATCATGTTCAGGGTTTTGGCCCGCGATAGGATGCGCGACCGGCCAAAGCCGAGTTTTCCGGCCAGCATGTCGTAGAGTTTGAGCCCCACGCCGTAAAAGGGGCGCTCCCACCATTTGTAGTCCGGTACGACAAAAGCCTGATTATGGACCAGATGCGGAGCGTTTCCGAGGAGGATGCCGCGTTCGTGCAGGGCATCCATGACCAGGGCCACGTTGCCTTGTTGCAGGTAGCGCACGCCGCCGTGGACCAGCTTGGTCGAGCGGCTGGATGTGCCCTGGGAAAAATCGGCTTTTTCGAGAAGCAGGGTGGCATAGCCCCGACTGGCCGCGTCCACGCCGCAGCCAAGGCCGGTGGCGCCGCCGCCGATGACGATCACGTCCCAAGAGGTCTGGGCGTCGACCCTGGCAAGAAGATGTGATCTGGGCATCATGACCTCCGGCGGGAGCGGGCCGCCGGCGGATGTTACCGATTGGCGGCCCTGGAGTTGGTGGTGATCTCGTCTAGACCCACGGCAGGGGGGAGTCCGTTGCCGGGGATCGTCCATGCCGGCGGACAACGGCTTCCACGGCGCGCATGTCCACGGGTTTGGTCAGATAGTCGGTCATGCCCGCGCACAGGCAGTCGGCCTTGTCCTTGTCCGAGGCAAAGGCGGTCAGGGCGATGATCGGGATGTCGGCATTGGGCCCCTCCGCGCGGGCGCGGATAGCCCGCGTGGCGCCGAGTCCGTCCAGATTGGGCATTTGAATGTCCATGAAAACCAGATCAAGGCATTCGACCGAGGCGATGGCCACGGCTTTCAGTCCATCCTCGGCCTCGCGCACCTGGGCGCCGGCGCGTTCGAGCATCCATCTCAGGGCCAAGCGGTTGATGGGGTCGTCATCCACGATCAGGATGGATCGAGCCGCGAGCGGTGTGTCCGGGATGTCCTTGACGGTGCT from the Deltaproteobacteria bacterium genome contains:
- a CDS encoding response regulator, yielding IGIPPEKIQDIFEMFTQSGLARNPEQEGAGLGLAIVRKLVDLMGGQLVVESELGQGSTFYVCLPFDLASEIPESTVKDIPDTPLAARSILIVDDDPINRLALRWMLERAGAQVREAEDGLKAVAIASVECLDLVFMDIQMPNLDGLGATRAIRARAEGPNADIPIIALTAFASDKDKADCLCAGMTDYLTKPVDMRAVEAVVRRHGRSPATDSPLPWV
- a CDS encoding glycerol-3-phosphate dehydrogenase/oxidase; this translates as MPRSHLLARVDAQTSWDVIVIGGGATGLGCGVDAASRGYATLLLEKADFSQGTSSRSTKLVHGGVRYLQQGNVALVMDALHERGILLGNAPHLVHNQAFVVPDYKWWERPFYGVGLKLYDMLAGKLGFGRSRILSRAKTLNMIPNLEPTDLRGGVIYHDGQFDDSRLAITLARTMEDLGGLAVNHMAVTGLAKDADGQIRGVEIEDSLTGTIRHLKAKVVINATGVFVDEIRRLDDAAATRLIAPSQGIHLVLDKSFSPGDTAIMVPHTDDGRVIFLVPWHDRVLVGTTDVPLDAPTPEPRPMDEEIDFLLEHAGRYLARDPKRADILSVFAGIRPLIRVEGEDKTSSLSRDHHLTISQGGLVTIAGGKWTTYRKMAEDTITQAARFAGLPPHACKTENLPLHGWISGLDPKNHLSVHGSDIGELRELIRQNPDLGAPLHHELPYLRAEVVWAVRREWAMTLSDVLRHRTRALVLDAAASMDIAPDVARLMAEELGHGEDWIDSEVTAFRELAQTYLAT